DNA from Leptospira mayottensis 200901116:
TCGGATGAAAATTCCTCTCCTGTCTCTTGCATATCATCGTCATCCTCTTTATATAACCAGAGTACTTTTACCTTGCCGTTTTGGTCGTGGTATTTTTGGAGAGAATCTAGAATATCCATGATCACTTTAGACGAACTCGTATTGAAATAATCTAACTGAAATTTTACTTGAACCTGCGATTTTGAATTCATCATCGCGTTTAACCAATCGAATA
Protein-coding regions in this window:
- a CDS encoding DUF1987 domain-containing protein → MESLHIQQTKTSPEVILDTEQGLIEIIGESYPENAIAFYKPVFDWLNAMMNSKSQVQVKFQLDYFNTSSSKVIMDILDSLQKYHDQNGKVKVLWLYKEDDDDMQETGEEFSSDLSLPFELKSYK